One region of Streptomyces sp. NBC_00442 genomic DNA includes:
- a CDS encoding LpqB family beta-propeller domain-containing protein has product MGADRGRARGKLLGPVVALGCGSLLVSGCASMPSSGDVHSVSASQRADSQVQVYAVPPRPGAEPNEIVAGFLEAMTSDDPQFAMARQYLTVKAAKDWQADQVTVLAEGPDPQPNRSGDRGADATGFTFTLSGKTVATVDKQRAYQPAKPQETYSQSIHLVRQSGPDGTGKEWRIDALPEGLLLGQSDFQRIYRSVNKYYFAAGQDRLVADPVYVRQRTDPETQMNLITQTVQSVLDGPTRWLEPVVTSKFPSGTALKGDTKTLTFDDRNALKIPLNERASNAGEALCKRMAAQLLFTLRDLTATRVGSVELDRANGSQLCVLSGDQAETYAPDRMSTSPGQYFVDAGGHVERMRADAGSDGSGGPAHGASGPEDGSDDADDSVVTEPVQGPFGKGAQQVRTVAVSRDEKRAAGVSTDGKSLSVAPLTAGGELVRTAVTSADKDVNGGLSAPSWDGRGDLWVADRDPAAPRLLRLVQGAGQPQVVDVAGLGDGRIQQVRMSADGVRAALLVLQGGRTTLQIGRVERSGDGADSVLSVVGLRPAAPQMEDVAAVSWAGRSRLVVVGKEIGGVSQQLRYVQTDGSTSAAGTLPSVNKVTDVAATDDDRMPLVAHSQEDGIVRLPPGANWKTAVKKGSAPAYPG; this is encoded by the coding sequence GTGGGCGCTGACCGGGGGAGGGCCCGCGGCAAGCTGCTGGGGCCGGTGGTGGCGCTGGGCTGCGGCTCGCTGCTGGTGTCGGGATGTGCGTCCATGCCGAGCAGCGGCGACGTCCATTCGGTCTCGGCGTCCCAGCGGGCCGACTCGCAGGTGCAGGTGTACGCCGTGCCGCCGCGGCCCGGCGCCGAGCCCAACGAGATAGTCGCCGGCTTCCTCGAAGCGATGACCAGCGATGATCCGCAGTTCGCGATGGCCCGCCAGTACCTGACCGTGAAGGCGGCGAAGGACTGGCAGGCCGACCAGGTCACGGTCCTGGCCGAAGGCCCCGACCCGCAGCCGAACCGGTCGGGGGACCGGGGTGCGGACGCGACCGGCTTCACCTTCACGCTCTCCGGCAAGACCGTCGCGACCGTCGACAAGCAGCGCGCCTACCAGCCGGCCAAGCCGCAGGAGACGTACAGCCAGAGCATCCACCTGGTGCGGCAGAGCGGTCCTGACGGCACCGGCAAGGAGTGGCGCATCGACGCGCTGCCGGAGGGGCTGCTCCTCGGGCAGTCCGACTTCCAGCGCATCTACCGCTCCGTCAACAAGTACTACTTCGCGGCGGGCCAGGACCGCCTGGTCGCGGACCCGGTGTATGTGCGCCAGCGCACCGATCCCGAGACGCAGATGAACCTCATCACGCAGACCGTGCAGTCGGTCCTCGACGGACCGACCAGATGGCTGGAACCCGTCGTCACATCGAAGTTTCCGTCGGGAACGGCGCTGAAGGGCGACACCAAGACCCTGACGTTCGACGACCGCAACGCCCTGAAGATCCCGTTGAACGAGCGGGCCTCCAACGCCGGTGAGGCGCTGTGCAAGCGGATGGCGGCGCAGCTCCTGTTCACGTTGCGGGACCTGACGGCGACCCGGGTCGGCTCGGTGGAGCTCGACCGGGCCAACGGCTCCCAGCTCTGTGTGCTCAGCGGTGACCAGGCCGAGACGTACGCCCCCGACCGGATGTCGACCAGTCCCGGCCAGTACTTCGTGGACGCCGGCGGCCATGTGGAGCGCATGCGCGCCGACGCGGGCTCGGACGGGTCGGGCGGTCCCGCGCACGGGGCGAGCGGCCCGGAGGACGGCTCCGACGATGCGGACGACTCGGTGGTGACGGAGCCGGTGCAGGGCCCGTTCGGCAAGGGCGCGCAGCAGGTGCGTACGGTCGCGGTGTCGCGGGACGAGAAGCGTGCGGCCGGGGTGTCGACGGACGGCAAGTCGCTGTCCGTGGCCCCCCTCACGGCCGGTGGCGAACTGGTGCGTACGGCGGTGACCAGCGCCGACAAGGACGTGAACGGTGGCCTTTCGGCGCCGAGTTGGGACGGTCGCGGCGACTTGTGGGTCGCCGACCGTGATCCGGCCGCGCCGCGGCTGCTGCGCCTCGTGCAGGGCGCGGGGCAGCCCCAGGTGGTCGACGTGGCGGGTCTTGGCGACGGGCGCATCCAGCAGGTGCGCATGTCGGCGGACGGGGTGCGGGCCGCGCTGCTCGTCCTCCAGGGCGGACGTACGACGCTGCAGATCGGCCGGGTCGAGCGCAGTGGCGACGGCGCCGACAGCGTGCTCTCGGTGGTCGGACTGCGGCCCGCCGCGCCCCAGATGGAGGACGTGGCGGCGGTGTCCTGGGCGGGGCGCAGCCGTCTGGTGGTGGTCGGCAAGGAGATCGGCGGGGTGTCGCAGCAGCTGCGCTACGTACAGACGGACGGCTCGACCTCCGCGGCCGGCACCTTGCCGAGCGTCAACAAGGTCACGGACGTCGCCGCCACGGACGACGACCGGATGCCTCTGGTGGCGCACTCGCAGGAGGACGGCATCGTCCGGTTGCCGCCGGGCGCGAACTGGAAGACCGCGGTCAAGAAGGGCTCGGCGCCCGCCTACCCGGGCTGA
- a CDS encoding ComF family protein, producing the protein MRGWWREFSGLVLPTACGGCGRQRTALCERCRAALLGARVRRVRPAPEPAGLPTVFAAARYEDAVRAVLLDHKERGALGLAGVLGQALAGAVRAAAGPGGQGRLVLVPVPSSRRAVRSRGHDATRRMAFAAAAELRRTGTDARVAAVLRQRHGVADQTGLSAPERLANLSGALTVAGGGVGLLTGGQVVLVDDLMTTGASLVEAARAVRGAGVREPRTGFPARDGCLRQGIAGFSLREPAHHLRRTGEAQSDAGQPPLVAAVVAATPESFAINRN; encoded by the coding sequence ATGCGGGGGTGGTGGCGGGAGTTCTCCGGCCTTGTGCTGCCGACCGCCTGCGGCGGCTGCGGCAGGCAGCGTACGGCCCTGTGCGAGCGGTGCCGGGCGGCGCTGCTCGGCGCCAGGGTCCGGCGGGTGCGCCCGGCGCCCGAGCCCGCCGGGCTGCCCACGGTGTTCGCGGCGGCGCGCTACGAGGACGCCGTGCGCGCGGTGCTGCTCGATCACAAGGAGCGGGGCGCCCTCGGTCTTGCCGGGGTGCTCGGGCAGGCGCTCGCGGGCGCGGTGCGGGCGGCCGCGGGGCCCGGCGGGCAGGGGCGGCTCGTGCTGGTCCCGGTGCCGTCGTCGCGGCGCGCGGTGCGCTCGCGGGGGCACGACGCGACCCGCCGGATGGCGTTCGCCGCGGCCGCGGAACTGAGGCGGACGGGGACGGACGCGCGGGTGGCCGCGGTCCTGCGCCAGCGCCACGGGGTGGCCGACCAGACAGGCCTGAGCGCCCCGGAGAGGCTCGCGAACCTCTCCGGAGCCCTGACGGTGGCGGGCGGTGGCGTGGGCCTGCTGACGGGCGGCCAGGTGGTCCTGGTGGACGATCTGATGACCACGGGTGCGTCGCTCGTGGAAGCGGCGCGGGCGGTCCGTGGAGCGGGGGTACGGGAACCCCGTACGGGTTTCCCCGCGCGAGATGGATGCCTCAGGCAGGGAATTGCGGGATTTTCACTGCGGGAACCCGCGCATCATCTGCGGAGAACCGGGGAGGCGCAGAGCGATGCAGGACAACCGCCGCTCGTGGCAGCGGTTGTCGCGGCCACTCCGGAATCGTTCGCGATAAACCGGAACTGA
- the hpf gene encoding ribosome hibernation-promoting factor, HPF/YfiA family, whose translation MDIVVKGRKTEVPERFRKHVAEKLKLEKIQKLDGKVISLDVEVSKEHNPRQADRSDRVEITLHSRGPVIRAEAAAADPYAALDLATGKLEARLRKQHDKRYTRRGNGRLSAAEVVDAVPGVAELNGNGELVAMADEPVPTTRIGSLEVQGEGPLVVREKTHTAAPVTLDQALYEMELVGHDFYLFVDAETKQPSVVYRRHAYDYGVIHLETDPLAGEDAGGAGGALGG comes from the coding sequence GTGGACATCGTCGTCAAGGGCCGCAAGACCGAGGTGCCCGAGCGGTTCCGCAAGCACGTGGCCGAGAAGCTGAAGCTGGAGAAGATCCAGAAGCTCGACGGCAAGGTAATCAGCCTCGACGTCGAGGTGTCCAAGGAACACAACCCGCGGCAGGCGGACCGTTCGGACCGAGTGGAGATCACCCTCCACTCGCGGGGGCCGGTCATCCGCGCGGAGGCTGCGGCAGCGGACCCGTACGCGGCGCTCGACCTGGCGACGGGCAAGCTGGAGGCGCGGCTGCGCAAGCAGCACGACAAGCGGTACACGCGCCGCGGCAACGGCCGGCTCTCGGCCGCCGAAGTCGTCGACGCCGTACCGGGTGTGGCGGAGTTGAACGGAAACGGTGAGCTCGTGGCCATGGCCGACGAGCCCGTCCCCACCACCAGGATCGGCTCGCTCGAAGTGCAGGGCGAAGGACCGCTGGTGGTGCGCGAGAAGACGCACACCGCAGCCCCCGTCACGCTCGACCAGGCGCTCTACGAGATGGAGCTGGTCGGGCACGACTTCTATCTGTTCGTCGACGCGGAGACCAAGCAGCCCAGTGTCGTCTACCGGCGACACGCCTACGACTACGGCGTCATCCACCTGGAGACCGACCCGCTCGCCGGCGAGGACGCGGGCGGCGCGGGCGGTGCCCTGGGCGGCTGA
- a CDS encoding response regulator transcription factor codes for MADSFGPVHDGSRADSPNGGEFENGTGPGGSRKEPIRVLVVDDHALFRRGLEIVLAAEEDIQVVGEAGDGAEAVDKAADLLPDIVLMDVRMPRRGGIEACTSIKEVAPSAKIIMLTISDEEADLYDAIKAGATGYLLKEISTDEVATAIRAVADGQSQISPSMASKLLTEFKSMIQRTDERRLVPAPRLTDRELEVLKLVATGMNNRDIAKQLFISENTVKNHVRNILEKLQLHSRMEAVVYAMREKILEIR; via the coding sequence ATGGCGGACAGCTTCGGGCCGGTGCATGACGGTTCCCGTGCCGACAGCCCGAACGGTGGGGAGTTCGAGAACGGCACGGGCCCGGGGGGTTCCCGCAAGGAGCCGATCCGGGTCCTCGTGGTGGACGACCACGCCCTCTTCCGCCGCGGCCTGGAGATCGTGCTGGCCGCCGAGGAGGACATCCAGGTCGTCGGTGAGGCCGGGGACGGCGCGGAGGCGGTGGACAAGGCGGCCGACCTGCTGCCGGACATCGTCCTCATGGATGTGCGGATGCCCCGGCGCGGCGGCATCGAAGCCTGCACCTCCATCAAGGAGGTGGCCCCCAGCGCGAAGATCATCATGTTGACGATCAGCGACGAGGAGGCCGACCTCTACGACGCGATCAAGGCCGGCGCGACCGGCTACCTCCTCAAGGAGATCTCCACCGACGAGGTGGCCACCGCGATCCGGGCGGTCGCCGACGGGCAGTCGCAGATCAGCCCCTCGATGGCCTCCAAGCTGCTCACCGAGTTCAAGTCGATGATCCAGCGCACCGACGAGCGCCGCCTGGTGCCCGCGCCCCGGCTCACCGACCGTGAACTCGAAGTCCTCAAGCTCGTCGCGACGGGGATGAACAACCGCGACATCGCCAAGCAGCTGTTCATCTCCGAGAACACCGTGAAGAACCATGTGCGCAACATCCTGGAGAAGCTCCAGTTGCACTCCAGGATGGAAGCGGTGGTCTACGCGATGCGCGAGAAGATCCTGGAGATCAGGTAG
- a CDS encoding winged helix-turn-helix domain-containing protein, with product MTSQPPPAVELSADEARRIALRAQGLLGAADRKGGVRGVLRHLGAVQLDTISVLARSHELVAYARLGAVGRATVEEAYWSGGHAFEYWSHAACVLPVEEWPHFAFRRRAYRSRPHWHHDLPDGTYEQVIKQLRAEGPLTATDLGGAKNKGEWWDWSASKVAVERALMYGEVVCTERRGWKRVYDLAERAIPDALLHDDLDDAECVRRLVRLAGQSLGVGTRSDIADYHRIKGEQFDAVVAESGLVPVTVQGWSKPAWADPEALAAPPRGRHRTTLLSPFDSLVWERARTERIFGFTHRLEAYVPKPRRIHGYFAMPLLSGGRLVGRVDPAREGRTLVARQVSLASPKAVLPMAQALVEAARWVDCDAVRIERAGTPQEAAALTAALAT from the coding sequence ATGACCAGCCAGCCGCCTCCCGCCGTGGAACTGTCCGCCGACGAGGCCCGCCGGATCGCCCTGCGCGCGCAGGGCCTCCTGGGCGCGGCCGACCGCAAGGGCGGGGTGCGCGGGGTGCTGCGCCATCTCGGCGCCGTCCAGCTCGACACCATCTCCGTGCTCGCCCGCTCGCACGAACTCGTCGCCTACGCCCGCCTCGGCGCCGTCGGCCGTGCCACCGTCGAAGAGGCGTACTGGAGCGGCGGCCACGCCTTCGAATACTGGTCGCACGCGGCGTGCGTCCTGCCCGTCGAGGAGTGGCCGCACTTCGCCTTCCGCCGCCGCGCCTACCGCTCGCGGCCGCACTGGCACCACGACCTGCCGGACGGCACCTACGAGCAGGTGATCAAGCAGCTGCGCGCCGAAGGCCCCCTCACGGCAACGGACTTGGGCGGCGCCAAGAACAAGGGCGAGTGGTGGGACTGGTCGGCCTCCAAGGTCGCCGTCGAGCGCGCGCTGATGTACGGCGAGGTGGTGTGCACCGAACGGCGCGGCTGGAAGCGGGTCTACGACCTTGCGGAGCGTGCCATTCCGGACGCGCTGCTCCACGACGACCTGGACGACGCGGAGTGCGTACGCCGTCTGGTGCGGCTCGCCGGGCAGTCGCTCGGCGTCGGCACCCGGTCGGACATCGCCGACTACCACCGCATCAAGGGCGAGCAGTTCGACGCGGTGGTCGCCGAATCCGGGCTCGTTCCGGTCACCGTGCAGGGCTGGTCCAAGCCGGCCTGGGCGGATCCCGAGGCGCTGGCCGCTCCGCCGCGCGGCCGCCACCGCACCACTTTGCTGTCGCCGTTCGACTCGCTGGTCTGGGAGCGCGCCCGCACCGAGCGGATCTTCGGCTTCACCCACCGTCTGGAGGCGTACGTCCCCAAACCCCGGCGGATCCACGGGTACTTCGCGATGCCGCTGCTCTCCGGCGGCCGGCTGGTCGGCCGGGTCGACCCGGCGCGCGAGGGCCGCACCCTGGTCGCGCGGCAGGTCTCGCTGGCCTCGCCGAAGGCCGTCCTGCCCATGGCCCAGGCCCTGGTGGAAGCGGCCCGGTGGGTGGACTGCGACGCCGTACGGATCGAGCGGGCCGGGACGCCTCAGGAGGCAGCCGCGCTGACTGCGGCGCTCGCTACCTGA
- a CDS encoding GNAT family N-acetyltransferase yields MEPVTLTSERLLLRPLGPQDTDAVHAAAQDPAIQRWTTIPSPYARSDAETFAGQIAPQSWKAGTEYCFAIFPRNALGREPGPLLAVMGVMARGQGAAEIGFWAVAEHRGHGFVTEGLLRLARWAFTQAGIDRLEWRAEVGNTASRAVAERAGFTIEGTLRAGLVNKGTRRDAWIGSLLPSDLGLPATLPHLPAPARP; encoded by the coding sequence ATGGAACCCGTCACGCTCACCTCCGAGCGCCTGCTGCTGCGTCCGCTCGGCCCCCAGGACACCGACGCGGTCCACGCGGCCGCGCAGGACCCGGCGATCCAGCGCTGGACGACCATCCCCTCCCCCTACGCGCGCTCCGACGCCGAGACCTTCGCCGGACAGATCGCGCCCCAGTCCTGGAAGGCGGGCACCGAGTACTGCTTCGCGATCTTCCCCAGGAACGCGCTCGGCCGGGAACCCGGTCCGCTGCTCGCCGTCATGGGCGTCATGGCGCGCGGCCAGGGCGCCGCCGAGATCGGCTTCTGGGCGGTGGCCGAGCACCGCGGCCACGGCTTCGTGACGGAGGGCCTGCTTCGGCTCGCCCGCTGGGCGTTCACCCAGGCCGGCATCGACCGCCTCGAGTGGCGGGCCGAGGTCGGCAACACGGCCTCGCGGGCCGTCGCCGAACGGGCCGGGTTCACCATCGAGGGCACCTTGCGCGCGGGTCTGGTCAACAAGGGCACCCGCCGTGACGCCTGGATCGGCTCCCTTCTCCCCTCCGACCTGGGCCTGCCCGCCACGCTTCCCCATCTGCCGGCGCCCGCGCGGCCGTGA
- the secA gene encoding preprotein translocase subunit SecA gives MSVLSKIMRAGEGKILRKLHRIADQVNSIEEDFVNLSDAELRALTDEYKQRYTDGESLDDLLPEAFATVREAAKRVLGQRHYDVQMMGGAALHLGYVAEMKTGEGKTLVGTLPAYLNALSGKGVHLITVNDYLAERDSEMMGRVHKFLGLEVGCILANMSPAERRAQYAADITYGTNNEFGFDYLRDNMAWSQDELVQRGHNFAIVDEVDSILVDEARTPLIISGPADQATKWYGDFAKLVTRLTKGEAGNPLKGIEETGDYEVDEKKRTVAIHEPGVAKVEDWLGIDNLYESVNTPLVGYLNNAIKAKELFKNDKDYVVIDGEVMIVDEHTGRILAGRRYNEGMHQAIEAKEGVDIKDENQTLATITLQNFFRLYKRHDQEGKEEPGLSGMTGTAMTEAAEFHQIYKLGVVPIPTNRPMVRKDQSDLIYRTEVAKFEAVVDDIAEKHEKGQPILVGTTSVEKSEYLSQQLSKRGIQHEVLNAKQHDREATIVAQAGRKGAVTVATNMAGRGTDIKLGGNPDDLAEAELRQAGLDPVEHVEEWAAALPAALEKAEQAVKAEFEEVKDLGGLYVLGTERHESRRIDNQLRGRSGRQGDPGESRFYLSLGDDLMRLFKAQMVERVMAMANVPDDVPIENKMVTRAIASAQSQVEQQNFETRKNVLKYDEVLNRQREVIYGERRRVLEGEDLHEQVRHFMDDTIDAYIQAETVEGFAEEWDLDRLWGAFKQLYPVKVTVEELEEAAGDRAGITAEFIAESVKDDIYEQYASREEQLGSDIMRELERRVVLSVLDRKWREHLYEMDYLQEGIGLRAMAQKDPLVEYQREGFDMFNAMMEGIKEESVGYLFNLEVQVEQQVEEVPVADAAPADAPSLTKEDTIPAARPEIRAKGLDAPQRPDRLHFSAPTVDGEGGIVEGDFDNGDDDPARSEGDGLTRAERRKAQKTTGGRRRKK, from the coding sequence GTGTCCGTCCTCTCAAAGATCATGCGTGCAGGCGAAGGCAAGATCCTGCGCAAGCTGCACCGCATCGCGGACCAGGTCAACTCCATCGAAGAGGACTTCGTCAACCTCTCCGACGCCGAGCTGCGTGCCCTCACCGACGAGTACAAGCAGCGGTACACGGACGGCGAGAGCCTGGACGACCTGCTCCCCGAAGCCTTCGCGACCGTGCGCGAGGCCGCCAAGCGCGTCCTCGGCCAGCGTCACTACGACGTCCAGATGATGGGTGGCGCCGCGCTGCACCTCGGCTATGTCGCCGAGATGAAGACCGGTGAGGGCAAGACCCTCGTCGGCACGCTGCCGGCCTACCTGAACGCGCTGTCCGGCAAGGGCGTCCACCTGATCACGGTGAACGACTACCTGGCCGAGCGCGACTCCGAGATGATGGGCCGGGTGCACAAGTTCCTCGGCCTCGAGGTCGGCTGCATCCTCGCCAACATGTCGCCCGCCGAGCGCCGCGCGCAGTACGCCGCGGACATCACGTACGGCACGAACAACGAGTTCGGCTTCGACTACCTGCGCGACAACATGGCGTGGTCCCAGGACGAGCTCGTCCAGCGCGGCCACAACTTCGCGATCGTCGACGAGGTCGACTCGATCCTGGTCGACGAGGCCCGTACGCCGCTGATCATCTCCGGTCCGGCCGACCAGGCCACCAAGTGGTACGGCGACTTCGCCAAGCTGGTCACGCGCCTGACCAAGGGCGAGGCGGGCAACCCGCTGAAGGGCATCGAGGAGACCGGCGACTACGAGGTCGACGAGAAGAAGCGCACCGTCGCCATCCACGAGCCGGGCGTCGCCAAGGTCGAGGACTGGCTGGGCATCGACAACCTCTACGAGTCGGTGAACACCCCGCTCGTCGGTTACCTGAACAACGCCATCAAGGCGAAGGAACTGTTCAAGAACGACAAGGACTACGTCGTCATCGACGGCGAAGTCATGATCGTCGACGAGCACACCGGCCGTATCCTCGCCGGCCGCCGCTACAACGAGGGCATGCACCAGGCGATCGAGGCGAAGGAAGGGGTGGACATCAAGGACGAGAACCAGACGCTCGCCACGATCACCCTGCAGAACTTCTTCCGCCTCTACAAGCGGCACGACCAGGAGGGCAAGGAAGAGCCGGGCCTGTCCGGCATGACCGGTACGGCGATGACCGAGGCCGCGGAGTTCCACCAGATCTACAAGCTGGGCGTCGTGCCGATCCCGACCAACCGGCCCATGGTCCGCAAGGACCAGTCCGACCTGATCTACCGCACCGAGGTCGCCAAGTTCGAGGCGGTCGTCGACGACATCGCCGAGAAGCACGAGAAGGGCCAGCCGATCCTGGTCGGCACCACCTCGGTCGAGAAGTCCGAGTACCTCTCGCAGCAGCTCTCCAAGCGCGGCATCCAGCACGAGGTGCTCAACGCCAAGCAGCACGACCGTGAGGCGACCATCGTCGCCCAGGCCGGCCGCAAGGGCGCCGTGACCGTCGCCACCAACATGGCCGGCCGAGGCACCGACATCAAGCTCGGCGGCAACCCGGACGACCTCGCCGAGGCCGAGCTGCGCCAGGCGGGCCTCGACCCGGTGGAGCACGTCGAGGAGTGGGCCGCGGCGCTGCCCGCCGCCCTGGAGAAGGCCGAGCAGGCCGTCAAGGCCGAGTTCGAAGAGGTCAAGGACCTCGGCGGCCTGTACGTGCTCGGTACCGAGCGCCACGAGTCGCGGCGCATCGACAACCAGCTGCGCGGCCGTTCCGGCCGTCAGGGCGACCCGGGTGAGTCCCGCTTCTACCTGTCGCTCGGCGACGACCTGATGCGCCTGTTCAAGGCCCAGATGGTCGAGCGCGTCATGGCGATGGCGAACGTGCCGGACGACGTGCCGATCGAGAACAAGATGGTGACGCGGGCGATCGCGTCCGCCCAGTCGCAGGTCGAGCAGCAGAACTTCGAGACCCGCAAGAACGTCCTCAAGTACGACGAGGTGCTCAACCGCCAGCGCGAGGTCATCTACGGCGAGCGCCGCCGCGTCCTGGAGGGCGAGGACCTGCACGAGCAGGTCAGGCACTTCATGGACGACACGATCGACGCCTACATCCAGGCCGAGACCGTCGAGGGCTTCGCCGAGGAGTGGGACCTGGACCGGCTGTGGGGCGCCTTCAAGCAGCTCTACCCGGTGAAGGTCACCGTGGAGGAGCTGGAGGAAGCGGCGGGCGACCGGGCGGGCATCACGGCCGAGTTCATCGCCGAGTCCGTCAAGGACGACATCTACGAGCAGTACGCCTCCCGTGAGGAGCAGCTCGGCTCCGACATCATGCGCGAGCTGGAGCGGCGCGTGGTCCTCTCGGTCCTCGACCGCAAGTGGCGCGAGCACCTCTACGAGATGGACTACCTCCAGGAGGGCATCGGCCTGCGGGCCATGGCGCAGAAGGACCCGCTGGTCGAGTACCAGCGCGAGGGCTTCGACATGTTCAACGCCATGATGGAGGGCATCAAGGAGGAGTCGGTCGGCTACCTGTTCAACCTGGAGGTCCAGGTCGAGCAGCAGGTCGAGGAGGTCCCGGTCGCGGACGCCGCGCCCGCCGACGCCCCCTCGCTCACCAAGGAGGACACCATCCCGGCCGCGCGTCCGGAGATCCGCGCCAAGGGCCTCGACGCCCCGCAGCGCCCGGACCGGCTGCACTTCTCGGCGCCGACGGTGGACGGCGAGGGCGGCATCGTCGAGGGCGACTTCGACAACGGTGACGACGACCCGGCCCGCTCCGAGGGTGACGGCCTGACCCGCGCCGAGCGCCGCAAGGCGCAGAAGACGACGGGCGGCCGCCGCCGCAAGAAGTAG
- a CDS encoding Rv3235 family protein, whose product MSRTTTGPAGRDDQRRPGGTGSRRPQRLTPHELFAQKLLAVLSGERPVHWMLGLTVGEAYEQLVRLAPRTPFRTRGARPVVRSCRAAPLDRGIVEAAACIAAGEQVRAMAFRLERGADLRWRCAAVELGGERVPA is encoded by the coding sequence ATGAGCAGGACCACGACCGGGCCGGCGGGACGCGACGATCAGCGCAGGCCCGGCGGCACCGGGAGCCGAAGGCCCCAGCGGCTGACCCCGCACGAGCTGTTCGCGCAGAAACTGCTCGCGGTGCTCAGCGGCGAGCGGCCGGTGCACTGGATGCTGGGCCTGACCGTCGGCGAGGCGTACGAGCAGCTGGTGCGGCTCGCCCCGCGCACCCCCTTCCGCACCCGCGGCGCCCGGCCCGTCGTGCGGTCCTGCCGCGCGGCCCCGCTGGACCGCGGGATCGTCGAGGCGGCCGCCTGCATCGCGGCGGGCGAGCAGGTGCGGGCCATGGCCTTCCGGCTGGAGCGGGGCGCCGACCTGCGCTGGCGGTGCGCCGCGGTGGAGCTGGGCGGCGAACGCGTCCCGGCATAG
- a CDS encoding DUF6912 family protein: MRVYVPLTISGLATAHGAGELGPGPLTAYAVTPGLREWYVSDDIEELEYAALSRAAAASLRLLAGEPGTVRRRVVIAADVPDDAATADPDSALDASSLGEVRIASAVALAKAAAVHVDAEDAVADVTAAADALGAADHGDDDAQFTVDGAEDHELLWFGVQEIPNLIA, from the coding sequence ATGCGCGTGTACGTACCCCTGACCATCTCCGGTCTCGCGACGGCGCACGGTGCCGGAGAGCTCGGCCCCGGGCCGCTCACCGCCTACGCCGTCACACCGGGCCTGCGCGAGTGGTACGTCTCGGACGACATCGAGGAGCTGGAGTACGCGGCGCTCAGCCGGGCCGCGGCCGCCTCGCTGCGCCTGCTCGCCGGCGAGCCCGGCACGGTCAGGCGCCGCGTCGTGATCGCAGCCGACGTGCCGGACGACGCCGCGACCGCCGACCCGGACAGCGCCCTGGACGCGAGCTCGCTCGGCGAGGTCAGGATCGCTTCCGCCGTGGCACTGGCCAAGGCGGCCGCCGTGCACGTGGACGCCGAGGACGCCGTGGCCGACGTGACGGCCGCGGCGGACGCCCTCGGCGCCGCCGACCACGGCGACGACGACGCCCAGTTCACGGTGGACGGGGCCGAGGACCACGAGCTGCTGTGGTTCGGGGTGCAGGAGATCCCCAACCTGATCGCCTGA
- a CDS encoding HAD family hydrolase: MGNGRQETGKRPAHLVWDWNGTLLDDIATVIEATNAAFAQLGIAPITLERYRDLYCVPIPRFYQRLMGRLPTDAEWLVMDAAFHEQYWSRADGCGLTEGAAELLAGRRAAGLGQSLLSMAPHEHLVPIVRRHGITEHFLRVDGRTGPSHGSKAEHMVRHLTALRAADPQISGERLVVIGDAVDDAVAAAAVGARAVLFTGGSHSRTSLAAAGVPVVDTLAEAVAVAEELVG, translated from the coding sequence ATGGGGAACGGCAGGCAGGAAACGGGGAAGCGCCCGGCGCATCTCGTCTGGGACTGGAACGGCACGCTGCTCGACGACATCGCGACGGTCATCGAGGCGACCAACGCCGCGTTCGCGCAGCTCGGCATCGCGCCGATCACGCTGGAGCGCTACCGCGACCTGTACTGCGTGCCGATCCCCCGGTTCTACCAGCGGCTGATGGGCCGGCTGCCCACGGACGCCGAGTGGCTGGTCATGGACGCGGCCTTCCACGAGCAGTACTGGTCGCGGGCCGACGGCTGCGGGCTCACCGAGGGCGCCGCGGAGCTGCTCGCCGGACGCCGGGCGGCCGGTCTCGGCCAGTCGCTGCTGTCCATGGCCCCCCACGAACACCTGGTGCCGATCGTGCGCCGGCACGGCATCACCGAACACTTCCTGCGGGTGGACGGACGCACCGGGCCCTCGCACGGCAGCAAGGCCGAGCACATGGTGCGTCACCTGACCGCGCTGCGCGCGGCCGATCCCCAGATATCCGGCGAGCGGCTCGTCGTGATCGGGGACGCGGTGGACGACGCGGTGGCCGCGGCCGCGGTGGGCGCACGGGCCGTGCTGTTCACCGGCGGCTCGCACAGCCGGACCAGCCTCGCGGCCGCCGGGGTCCCCGTCGTCGACACCCTCGCGGAGGCGGTGGCGGTCGCCGAGGAACTCGTGGGCTGA